The following are encoded together in the Salvelinus sp. IW2-2015 unplaced genomic scaffold, ASM291031v2 Un_scaffold1333, whole genome shotgun sequence genome:
- the LOC112070457 gene encoding MAPK/MAK/MRK overlapping kinase isoform X1 has product MLPGDGHPLLLGSVSRYKLTVDLGHCCTKCVLFVSYRIIMYYTNWLVGVKNRACIRKANKTHSIDWKSFMDIYNNTTSYNRNRSELILSKLLWKKDYKIIKKIGEGTFSEVVKAQSLKDGKYYACKTMKQSLSSLEQANNLREVQAMKKLNPHPNIIQLHELIFDKESGTLSLVCELMEMNIYEYIRGRQQPLPESKIRHYMYQLCKSLDHMHSNGIFHRDVKPENILIKHDVLKLGDFGSCRSLHSKPPYTEYISTRWYRAPECLLTDGYYSHKMDMWSVGCVFYEIISLSPLFPGTNELDQVTKIHDVLGTPDSSLLQKFRQSRAMRFDFPPRKGSGISRLIPNCSAPSLSLLYQMLAYDPEERIGSRAALQHAYFRELRLAERRAENLHRAIGTVEGGQSSGTPNSVDHVWRMARQGRRQHNIKHVAEPRIRRNAQHYPVELPKLNVVVPAPQITYPGTTVPALTITHRGSPLPVITSKKCHLRLAKPRDESYCSAFKTYYMPPLDRKRGGC; this is encoded by the exons ATGCTGCCAGGTGATGGTCACCCGCTGCTACTTGGGAGTGTTTCAAGATACAAATTAACGGTAGATTTGGGGCATTGTTGTACTAAATGCGTTCTCTTCGTCAGCTATCGTATAATTATGTATTACACAAATTGGCTTGTTGGTGTGAAAAATAGAGCATGCATTCGCAAAGCAAACAAAACGCATAGTATCGACTGGAAAAGCTTCATGGACATATATAACAATACAACGTCGTACAATCGAAATAGATCTGAGCTCATTTTAAGCAAGCTTCTTTGGAAAAAAG ATTACAAGATAATCAAGAAAATTGGAGAAGGGACATTTTCAGAAGTGGTGAAGGCTCAAAGCCTGAAAGATGGGAAATATTATGCTTGTAAAACGATGAAGCAGTCACTCAGCAG CCTGGAACAGGCCAACAACCTGCGAGAAGTCCAGGCCATGAAGAAACTGAACCCTCACCCCAACATCATTCAGCTGCATGAATTGATATT TGACAAAGAATCAGGGACCCTGTCCTTGGTATGTGAGCTGATGGAGATGAACATCTATGAGTACATACGAG GGAGGCAACAACCTTTGCCAGAAAGTAAAATCAGACACTACATGTATCAACTTTGCAAGTCACTCGATCACATGCATAG CAATGGGATCTTCCACCGTGATGTTAAGCCAGAGAACATTCTAATCAAA CATGATGTGCTCAAACTAGGAGACTTTGGCTCATGCAGGAGTTTGCACTCCAAGCCCCCCTACACAGAGTACATCTCCACCCGCTGGTACAGAGCCCCAGAGTGCCTCCTTACAGACGGCTATTACTCACACAAGATGGACATGTGGAGTGTAGGATGTGTTTTCTACGAGATCATCAG TCTCAGCCCTCTGTTTCCGGGTACCAACGAGTTGGATCAGGTGACCAAGATCCATGATGTTTTGGGTACACCTGACAGCAGTCTTCTTCAAAAATTCAGGCA GTCTAGGGCGATGCGTTTTGACTTCCCTCCACGGAAGGGCAGTGGGATCTCTCGGCTCATCCCAAACTGTTCTGCGCCCAGTCTGTCATTGCTCTACCAGATGCTGGCCTACGACCCAGAGGAGCGCATTGGCTCACGAGCGGCGCTACAACACGCCTATTTTAGAGAGCTACG GCTGGCAGAGAGGAGAGCTGAAAATCTGCACAGGGCCATTGGGACTGTAGAGGGAGGACAGAGCAGTGGGACCCCCAACTCTGTGGATCACGTGTGGCGCATGGCCAGACAGGGCAGGAGGCAG CACAACATAAAGCATGTTGCCGAGCCTCGGATCAGACGCAACGCCCAACATTATCCAGTGGAATTACCAAAGCTCAATGTGGTAGTGCCTGCACCCCAGATCACCTACCCTGGTACCACAGTGCCAGCTCTTACCATCACTCACCGTGGGTCCCCCCTTCCAGTCATCACGTCAAAAAAGTGCCACTTGCGGTTGGCTAAG CCAAGGGATGAGTCCTACTGCTCTGCTTTCAAGACCTACTACATGCCTCCTTTGGACAGGAAACGTGGTGGCTGCTGA
- the LOC112070457 gene encoding MAPK/MAK/MRK overlapping kinase isoform X2: MDNYKIIKKIGEGTFSEVVKAQSLKDGKYYACKTMKQSLSSLEQANNLREVQAMKKLNPHPNIIQLHELIFDKESGTLSLVCELMEMNIYEYIRGRQQPLPESKIRHYMYQLCKSLDHMHSNGIFHRDVKPENILIKHDVLKLGDFGSCRSLHSKPPYTEYISTRWYRAPECLLTDGYYSHKMDMWSVGCVFYEIISLSPLFPGTNELDQVTKIHDVLGTPDSSLLQKFRQSRAMRFDFPPRKGSGISRLIPNCSAPSLSLLYQMLAYDPEERIGSRAALQHAYFRELRLAERRAENLHRAIGTVEGGQSSGTPNSVDHVWRMARQGRRQHNIKHVAEPRIRRNAQHYPVELPKLNVVVPAPQITYPGTTVPALTITHRGSPLPVITSKKCHLRLAKPRDESYCSAFKTYYMPPLDRKRGGC; encoded by the exons ATGGATA ATTACAAGATAATCAAGAAAATTGGAGAAGGGACATTTTCAGAAGTGGTGAAGGCTCAAAGCCTGAAAGATGGGAAATATTATGCTTGTAAAACGATGAAGCAGTCACTCAGCAG CCTGGAACAGGCCAACAACCTGCGAGAAGTCCAGGCCATGAAGAAACTGAACCCTCACCCCAACATCATTCAGCTGCATGAATTGATATT TGACAAAGAATCAGGGACCCTGTCCTTGGTATGTGAGCTGATGGAGATGAACATCTATGAGTACATACGAG GGAGGCAACAACCTTTGCCAGAAAGTAAAATCAGACACTACATGTATCAACTTTGCAAGTCACTCGATCACATGCATAG CAATGGGATCTTCCACCGTGATGTTAAGCCAGAGAACATTCTAATCAAA CATGATGTGCTCAAACTAGGAGACTTTGGCTCATGCAGGAGTTTGCACTCCAAGCCCCCCTACACAGAGTACATCTCCACCCGCTGGTACAGAGCCCCAGAGTGCCTCCTTACAGACGGCTATTACTCACACAAGATGGACATGTGGAGTGTAGGATGTGTTTTCTACGAGATCATCAG TCTCAGCCCTCTGTTTCCGGGTACCAACGAGTTGGATCAGGTGACCAAGATCCATGATGTTTTGGGTACACCTGACAGCAGTCTTCTTCAAAAATTCAGGCA GTCTAGGGCGATGCGTTTTGACTTCCCTCCACGGAAGGGCAGTGGGATCTCTCGGCTCATCCCAAACTGTTCTGCGCCCAGTCTGTCATTGCTCTACCAGATGCTGGCCTACGACCCAGAGGAGCGCATTGGCTCACGAGCGGCGCTACAACACGCCTATTTTAGAGAGCTACG GCTGGCAGAGAGGAGAGCTGAAAATCTGCACAGGGCCATTGGGACTGTAGAGGGAGGACAGAGCAGTGGGACCCCCAACTCTGTGGATCACGTGTGGCGCATGGCCAGACAGGGCAGGAGGCAG CACAACATAAAGCATGTTGCCGAGCCTCGGATCAGACGCAACGCCCAACATTATCCAGTGGAATTACCAAAGCTCAATGTGGTAGTGCCTGCACCCCAGATCACCTACCCTGGTACCACAGTGCCAGCTCTTACCATCACTCACCGTGGGTCCCCCCTTCCAGTCATCACGTCAAAAAAGTGCCACTTGCGGTTGGCTAAG CCAAGGGATGAGTCCTACTGCTCTGCTTTCAAGACCTACTACATGCCTCCTTTGGACAGGAAACGTGGTGGCTGCTGA